A window of the Bacteroides thetaiotaomicron VPI-5482 genome harbors these coding sequences:
- a CDS encoding carboxymuconolactone decarboxylase family protein yields the protein MNKLITTIACLICCIVYTQAQNKNNMLSKKEQSIAAISMYAARGNQDSLKVILARGLDCGLTVSEEKEVLTQLYAYCGFPRSMGALVTLMNLTKERAAQGIKDEAGREPSPVKSSDMFVVGGQNQLKLFGRPALGEVLTFAPALDQFLKAHLFGDIFSRDNLDWRTRELSTVAALSVLDGVKNELNTHIAHAKHNGVTQAQIDEVLIMAARCRNGMVLSESDEPAKTFQTDPTITVRKVFYKNRYDIMLCAEMYLPKDFNEAQHYAALIIGHPFGAVKEQCSGLYAQEMARRGYVTLAFDASYQGESGGEPRHTVSPDALVEDFSASVDWLGLQPFIDRNRIGVIGICGSGGFSVCAASLDPRIKALATVSMYDMGRATRNGLGDSMTDEQRRKLLDEVAEQRWKEAETGEARIRFGTPEKLLGNANAVQKEFFDYYRNPLRGYHPRYQGIRFTSQAALMNFYPFAMIKEISPRPVLFIAGEHAHSRYFSEDAYQEASEPKELYIVPGANHVDLYDRMDKIPFEKISEFFWYALR from the coding sequence ATGAACAAGTTAATTACAACCATCGCCTGCCTGATATGCTGTATCGTTTATACGCAGGCACAAAACAAGAACAATATGTTAAGCAAGAAAGAACAAAGTATTGCCGCCATCAGTATGTATGCCGCACGTGGCAATCAGGACAGCCTCAAAGTGATCCTTGCCAGAGGACTTGACTGTGGGCTGACCGTGAGCGAAGAAAAAGAAGTACTTACCCAGCTCTATGCCTATTGCGGCTTTCCACGCAGCATGGGTGCATTGGTTACGCTGATGAATCTCACCAAAGAGCGTGCAGCACAAGGCATAAAGGATGAAGCCGGACGGGAGCCTTCTCCGGTAAAGAGTTCGGATATGTTTGTTGTCGGTGGACAAAACCAGCTGAAACTGTTCGGTCGTCCGGCACTAGGAGAAGTGCTGACATTTGCTCCGGCATTGGACCAATTTCTGAAAGCTCATCTGTTCGGTGACATATTCAGCCGTGACAATCTCGACTGGCGTACCCGTGAACTGTCTACTGTGGCTGCCTTGTCGGTGTTGGACGGCGTGAAGAATGAGTTGAATACTCACATTGCCCATGCCAAGCACAACGGCGTGACACAGGCTCAGATAGACGAAGTACTTATCATGGCGGCACGCTGTCGGAACGGAATGGTGCTTTCTGAATCCGATGAACCGGCAAAGACTTTTCAAACAGATCCGACAATTACTGTCCGTAAGGTCTTTTATAAAAACAGGTATGATATCATGCTTTGCGCCGAAATGTACCTCCCGAAGGATTTCAATGAAGCGCAACACTATGCAGCCCTCATCATCGGACACCCGTTCGGGGCTGTGAAAGAACAGTGTAGCGGACTCTATGCACAGGAAATGGCACGGCGAGGCTACGTGACTCTGGCTTTTGATGCTTCCTATCAAGGCGAAAGTGGAGGAGAACCGCGTCACACGGTATCGCCCGACGCATTGGTGGAAGACTTCAGTGCTTCTGTAGACTGGCTCGGACTACAACCGTTTATTGACCGCAACCGTATCGGTGTGATTGGCATCTGCGGAAGCGGCGGGTTCTCTGTCTGTGCGGCTTCTCTCGACCCCCGCATCAAGGCATTGGCAACCGTGAGCATGTATGATATGGGGCGTGCCACCCGTAACGGTTTGGGGGATTCGATGACGGATGAACAAAGACGCAAACTGTTGGATGAAGTTGCCGAACAACGTTGGAAGGAAGCAGAAACGGGAGAAGCACGTATCCGCTTTGGCACACCGGAGAAACTGCTGGGAAATGCCAATGCCGTGCAGAAGGAGTTTTTCGATTACTATCGCAACCCCTTGCGTGGCTATCATCCGCGCTATCAAGGTATACGCTTTACCAGTCAGGCGGCATTGATGAACTTCTATCCGTTTGCCATGATTAAAGAGATTTCACCACGCCCCGTGCTATTCATTGCAGGCGAGCATGCACATTCGCGCTATTTCAGTGAGGATGCCTATCAAGAAGCCAGCGAACCGAAAGAACTGTATATCGTTCCCGGAGCCAATCATGTAGACTTGTATGACCGGATGGATAAGATACCGTTCGAAAAAATTTCGGAATTCTTCTGGTATGCTTTGCGGTAA
- a CDS encoding lactonase family protein, giving the protein MKPKALFVMLILWLSFTTIQARSTEDVPDKGTYAKFLLVGCYMKPDEEGVRMYRFDGQTADVDYPCGLRGISNPAFLTSDSTGNRIYAIGDDEGKSSTANALLFDKESGLLSLLNSQSTDGELPIYITLSPKEYFVLTANYKGGSITVFSQDKKGKLQRDTKIIRFAGNGPNKKRQEQSHLHCVTFTPDGKFLLATDLGTDCIYLFPIGKRPEAGKAHSLLDESRVVRIQMDSGSGPRHICFHPNGRFAYLISELSGKITVFSYNEGKLERLQTIVCDPFVAEGNADIHVSSDGKFLYASKHLKEDGIIVYSIDSQKGTLVQIGFQPTGLYPRSFAISPDGCYLAVVCRDANCIQIFERNRNTGLLKNTGKNIRLERPAFVKFL; this is encoded by the coding sequence ATGAAACCAAAAGCTTTATTTGTCATGTTAATCTTATGGCTTAGCTTCACTACGATTCAAGCGCGGTCAACCGAAGATGTCCCGGATAAGGGAACTTATGCAAAATTTCTGTTGGTAGGATGTTATATGAAGCCAGACGAAGAAGGTGTCAGAATGTACCGGTTTGACGGACAAACTGCCGATGTCGACTATCCGTGTGGGCTGAGAGGGATTTCAAATCCTGCTTTCCTTACATCTGATAGCACTGGTAATCGAATTTATGCCATAGGCGATGATGAAGGGAAAAGTTCGACTGCCAATGCTTTGCTTTTTGATAAGGAAAGTGGTCTGCTGTCTCTGCTTAACTCGCAATCTACAGACGGTGAACTTCCTATTTATATTACTCTCAGTCCAAAGGAATACTTTGTTCTGACAGCAAATTATAAGGGTGGCAGCATCACGGTATTCTCACAGGATAAGAAAGGAAAGTTGCAACGTGATACAAAAATAATTCGTTTTGCTGGAAATGGGCCGAATAAAAAAAGGCAGGAACAATCGCATCTGCATTGCGTGACCTTTACACCTGATGGCAAATTCCTTCTTGCTACCGATTTGGGAACAGATTGTATCTATCTGTTTCCGATAGGCAAACGACCGGAAGCAGGTAAGGCTCATTCTCTGTTGGATGAATCAAGAGTAGTCCGCATACAGATGGATTCCGGCTCAGGACCTCGACATATATGTTTTCACCCGAATGGCAGATTTGCTTATCTCATCAGTGAACTCTCGGGTAAAATAACTGTATTCTCCTATAATGAAGGCAAGTTGGAACGTTTACAAACAATTGTCTGCGACCCTTTCGTTGCAGAGGGAAATGCAGATATCCATGTTTCATCCGATGGCAAATTCCTCTATGCTTCCAAGCACTTGAAAGAAGATGGCATAATTGTTTATTCCATTGATTCCCAAAAAGGAACATTGGTTCAAATAGGATTTCAGCCAACAGGTCTTTATCCGCGAAGTTTTGCCATCTCTCCGGATGGTTGCTATTTGGCAGTGGTTTGCAGGGATGCCAACTGCATACAGATATTCGAAAGAAACCGAAATACGGGGTTACTGAAGAATACGGGAAAAAATATCCGACTGGAAAGACCGGCGTTTGTCAAGTTCTTATAA
- a CDS encoding helix-turn-helix domain-containing protein yields the protein MVMGDITRIDTVQQYCDLFEVEALHPLVSVVNCYEVQPIRHSKKLYNIYAVLLKDTDCGTMNYGRSLYDYEKGSMLFIAPGQVMGSDDDGSLHQPAGWALMFHPELLRGTSLAHIIKEYSYFSYNANEALHLSEQERKVVIECINNVAEELRHPIDKHSRSLIIDTMKLLLDRCIRFYDRQFITRENANNDLLARFELLLNNYYHSALPTSKGIPTVQYCADQLCLSTNYFSDLVKKETGMSAIKHIQQKIMDIAKERIMNTQKSISQISDEMGFQYPQHFTRWFKKMEGCTPNEYRNEIIKQAIN from the coding sequence ATGGTTATGGGAGATATAACAAGAATAGATACAGTTCAGCAGTACTGCGACCTTTTCGAAGTCGAAGCTCTGCACCCGTTGGTCAGCGTTGTGAATTGTTACGAGGTGCAGCCCATCAGACACTCAAAGAAACTGTACAACATTTATGCTGTGTTGCTGAAAGATACTGACTGCGGTACGATGAATTATGGACGGAGCCTCTATGACTATGAAAAAGGCTCCATGCTGTTTATCGCTCCGGGGCAGGTAATGGGTTCTGACGATGATGGCAGTCTGCACCAGCCGGCCGGATGGGCCCTGATGTTCCATCCCGAACTATTGCGCGGTACTTCCCTTGCACATATAATAAAAGAGTATTCTTATTTCTCATATAATGCCAACGAAGCACTGCACCTGTCAGAACAGGAGCGCAAAGTAGTCATTGAATGTATAAACAATGTAGCAGAAGAATTGAGGCATCCTATTGACAAGCACAGCCGTTCTTTGATTATTGATACCATGAAGCTTCTCCTTGACCGCTGCATCCGCTTTTATGACCGCCAGTTCATTACAAGGGAAAATGCCAACAACGATTTGTTGGCGCGTTTTGAATTGTTGCTCAATAATTACTATCATTCTGCCTTGCCAACGAGTAAAGGTATTCCGACGGTACAGTATTGCGCTGACCAACTGTGTCTTTCCACCAATTATTTCAGTGACCTGGTAAAAAAGGAAACCGGTATGTCAGCAATCAAGCATATCCAGCAAAAAATTATGGATATAGCCAAAGAGCGCATCATGAACACGCAAAAAAGTATCAGTCAAATCTCAGATGAAATGGGTTTCCAATACCCGCAACATTTCACACGTTGGTTCAAGAAGATGGAAGGTTGCACACCGAACGAATATCGCAATGAAATTATAAAACAAGCGATAAACTAA
- a CDS encoding site-specific integrase, whose protein sequence is MATIRTKFRSSSAEGREGALYYQVIHNRVVRQISTGYKLFASEWDQRSEAVIPCQHPAGMERDNYLLSVGERIRRDKIRLEKAIRTLSQSGPFTADDIVIRFHDSGQEPSFNDYIRQQIVRLKRLGKIRTSETYTAALKSFSSFMKGSDILFGELSSDLLMEYEAYLKNRGNSPNTISFYMRILKAVYNRAVENGLTGQRNLFKSVYTGVEKTLKRAIHLNDIRRIKRLDLSLKPHLDFARDMFLFCFYTRGMSFVDMAYLKKGDIANGILTYRRKKTGQQLFIRWEKCMQEIIKLFCLSVQDFKVVH, encoded by the coding sequence ATGGCAACAATCAGAACCAAATTCAGGTCCTCGTCCGCGGAAGGCAGGGAGGGCGCACTGTATTATCAGGTGATTCATAACCGTGTGGTCAGGCAGATCAGTACCGGATACAAACTTTTCGCTTCGGAATGGGACCAACGTTCCGAAGCGGTCATTCCCTGTCAACACCCTGCAGGGATGGAACGGGACAATTATCTTCTATCGGTAGGGGAACGGATAAGACGGGACAAAATCCGACTGGAAAAGGCTATCAGGACATTAAGCCAATCCGGTCCGTTTACAGCGGATGATATCGTCATACGTTTCCATGACAGCGGACAAGAACCTTCGTTTAACGACTATATCCGGCAACAGATAGTAAGGCTGAAACGTTTGGGAAAGATACGGACCTCTGAAACCTATACAGCCGCGCTCAAAAGTTTCAGCAGTTTTATGAAAGGTAGCGATATACTGTTTGGCGAACTTAGCTCTGACTTGCTCATGGAATACGAGGCTTATCTGAAAAACAGGGGGAACTCACCCAATACAATCTCGTTCTACATGCGCATTCTGAAAGCGGTCTACAACCGTGCGGTGGAGAACGGACTGACCGGACAGCGGAACCTGTTCAAGTCTGTTTATACAGGTGTGGAAAAGACCTTGAAACGGGCCATTCATTTAAATGATATCAGGCGTATCAAAAGACTGGACTTGTCCCTGAAACCCCACCTTGATTTCGCACGTGACATGTTCCTGTTCTGCTTTTACACACGGGGGATGTCCTTTGTGGACATGGCTTATCTGAAAAAGGGAGACATTGCGAACGGAATCCTGACTTACCGCAGGAAAAAGACCGGACAACAGCTGTTCATCCGATGGGAAAAGTGTATGCAGGAGATCATCAAACTTTTTTGTTTATCGGTTCAAGATTTCAAAGTTGTTCATTAA
- a CDS encoding relaxase/mobilization nuclease domain-containing protein: MIGKIRKGRSFSGCIRYVTQKDDAKIIASEGVLLGTVEETARSFRWQCLLNPDVAKPVGHIALSFKPEDAPRLTDAFMARLAEEYLELMGIRNTQFIVVRHHGTDNPHCHIVFNRVNFDGKVISDSNDFKRNEKVTKMLKDKYSLTYSEGKQSVKTEKLHASEKVKYEIYRAVKEALRSADTWKEFQNKLLKMGVEMEFKYKENTNEVQGIRFIKNGLSFKGSGIDRSFSWSRLDAALDHNHVTSLENDVSQKQPYHEQSHGSVIDNLVEVTGTGGVFMPSVAPTEDEKEAERLRRKKKRRKGRSL, translated from the coding sequence ATGATAGGGAAGATCAGGAAAGGCCGCTCGTTCAGCGGCTGCATACGCTACGTGACGCAGAAGGACGACGCAAAAATCATCGCCTCGGAAGGCGTGCTGCTGGGAACGGTGGAGGAGACGGCACGCAGTTTCCGGTGGCAATGCCTGCTGAATCCGGACGTGGCGAAACCGGTGGGGCACATTGCGCTCAGCTTCAAGCCGGAGGACGCACCGAGGCTGACCGACGCGTTCATGGCAAGGCTGGCGGAGGAATACCTGGAGCTGATGGGGATACGGAACACGCAGTTCATCGTGGTGAGGCATCACGGGACGGACAACCCGCACTGCCACATCGTCTTCAACCGGGTGAACTTCGACGGGAAGGTGATTTCCGACAGCAACGATTTCAAGCGCAACGAGAAAGTGACAAAAATGCTTAAGGACAAGTATTCGCTCACCTATTCCGAAGGCAAACAGTCCGTTAAAACGGAAAAGCTGCATGCTTCCGAAAAGGTGAAATACGAAATATACCGTGCGGTCAAGGAAGCTTTGAGGAGTGCAGATACATGGAAAGAATTTCAAAATAAGCTCTTAAAAATGGGCGTGGAAATGGAATTCAAGTACAAGGAAAACACTAATGAAGTGCAGGGCATCCGCTTTATAAAGAACGGTCTGTCATTCAAGGGAAGTGGGATTGACCGCAGTTTCAGCTGGTCAAGGCTGGATGCGGCATTGGACCATAACCATGTCACGTCCCTGGAAAATGACGTTTCCCAAAAGCAACCGTACCATGAACAAAGTCATGGTTCTGTTATTGATAACCTGGTCGAAGTCACCGGTACGGGTGGCGTGTTCATGCCGTCGGTGGCACCGACGGAGGACGAGAAAGAGGCGGAACGCCTGCGGAGAAAGAAGAAGCGCAGGAAAGGAAGGAGTTTGTGA
- the mobC gene encoding plasmid mobilization protein has product MTNDVNGMKKKCGRPALGRTRKLTRGVTVKFSPVSYEALRFRAGKSGRSLAVYIREAALAATVTARHTPEENALLRSLAGMANNLNQLTKLSHQTGFYRTRLLIEGLLGKLKRIMDDYRPKGG; this is encoded by the coding sequence ATGACAAACGATGTGAATGGGATGAAGAAAAAATGTGGCCGTCCGGCACTGGGCAGGACGCGTAAATTGACCAGAGGCGTGACGGTGAAGTTCTCCCCCGTCAGCTACGAGGCTCTCAGGTTCAGGGCAGGGAAGTCCGGCCGGAGTCTGGCGGTCTATATCAGGGAGGCAGCACTGGCGGCCACCGTTACGGCAAGGCATACACCGGAGGAGAACGCACTGTTGCGCAGCCTGGCGGGAATGGCGAACAACCTGAACCAGCTGACAAAGCTCTCGCACCAGACCGGCTTTTACAGGACAAGGCTGCTGATAGAGGGGCTGCTGGGAAAGCTGAAGCGGATCATGGATGATTACAGGCCGAAAGGAGGATAG
- a CDS encoding DUF3408 domain-containing protein — MKSEPTEKTKGKKMAVSETADRKNGRSPGAGHDEWWERLMMEPGPGESAGTDASVTESMIPSGLVAEEVSGEARRKDTPPEPEDPVRRRTSGRQRRASLEEYRETYLTVPKIRNRKTVFVSEDVRDELDAVVRRLGGRGMSVSGLLENLAREHLAAYRGDIEQWRKI; from the coding sequence ATGAAAAGTGAACCGACTGAAAAAACGAAAGGGAAGAAAATGGCGGTATCCGAAACCGCAGACAGAAAGAACGGCCGTAGTCCCGGAGCCGGCCACGACGAGTGGTGGGAAAGACTCATGATGGAACCCGGTCCGGGGGAATCCGCCGGTACGGATGCTTCCGTGACGGAATCGATGATTCCATCCGGGCTCGTTGCGGAGGAGGTATCCGGGGAGGCGAGAAGAAAGGACACCCCGCCGGAACCGGAAGACCCCGTGAGAAGAAGAACGAGCGGCAGGCAACGCAGGGCCTCGCTGGAGGAGTACCGGGAAACGTACCTCACCGTCCCGAAGATCAGGAACCGCAAGACGGTGTTCGTCAGTGAGGATGTGAGGGACGAACTGGACGCCGTCGTCCGCAGGCTCGGCGGGCGTGGCATGAGCGTTTCCGGACTGCTGGAGAACCTTGCCAGGGAGCATCTTGCCGCCTACCGTGGGGACATCGAGCAGTGGAGAAAAATCTGA
- a CDS encoding helix-turn-helix domain-containing protein — translation MEIVNIEARTFEAMLSAFRTFADRLDTLCRLYGDMEEKKWLDNQEVCLLLKVSPRTLQTLRDNGTLAYTQICHKTYYKPGDVESIIRIVEERRKRAESMGRSI, via the coding sequence ATGGAAATAGTGAACATTGAGGCAAGGACCTTCGAGGCGATGCTCTCGGCCTTCCGGACGTTTGCGGACCGGCTGGACACCCTCTGCCGGCTGTACGGCGACATGGAGGAGAAGAAATGGCTGGACAACCAGGAGGTGTGCCTGCTGCTGAAGGTCAGCCCGAGAACCCTGCAGACCCTCCGTGACAACGGCACGCTGGCATACACACAGATCTGCCACAAGACATATTACAAGCCCGGGGACGTGGAAAGTATCATCCGGATAGTGGAGGAGCGCCGCAAGCGGGCTGAAAGTATGGGAAGGTCGATCTGA
- a CDS encoding helix-turn-helix domain-containing protein, whose translation MMNTDNRLLTRESSEHIREFFSTVERLSVSMERLFAGRSPAMAGENFYTDRELAEKLKVSRRSLQQYRDSGLLAFTRLGGKILYRSSDIEKLLDGCYREARTRPEEL comes from the coding sequence ATGATGAATACCGATAACCGTCTGCTCACCCGTGAGAGCAGCGAGCATATAAGAGAGTTCTTCTCCACCGTCGAACGTCTCTCCGTTTCCATGGAGCGTCTCTTTGCCGGCAGGTCACCGGCGATGGCGGGCGAGAACTTCTATACGGACCGCGAACTGGCTGAAAAGCTGAAAGTGAGCCGCCGCAGCCTGCAACAGTACCGTGACAGCGGTCTGCTTGCCTTCACCCGGCTGGGCGGCAAGATACTGTACCGTTCTTCCGACATCGAGAAGCTGCTTGACGGCTGCTACCGGGAGGCGAGAACCAGGCCGGAGGAACTTTAA
- a CDS encoding sigma-70 family RNA polymerase sigma factor, translating into MADKSAEKERLFNEWFTASYDRLRGTLRRYGMLDEDNFHDTYLFVRRQVLVPGKDITDYDAYFIGCYKKAALVKIKRENRYAHPEDDFFLRCGEEAKFLSEDDLNGCERLVRDILRFVRQKFSYEEYRMFMLRFYEAQFSFKALAECMGISASAISQKVCRIVDAVRTHSGFAWRSQMLAVESFMY; encoded by the coding sequence ATGGCAGACAAGAGCGCAGAAAAGGAAAGACTGTTCAACGAGTGGTTCACTGCATCCTATGACAGGTTGAGAGGGACGTTACGCCGGTACGGAATGCTGGACGAGGACAATTTCCATGACACCTACCTTTTTGTAAGAAGGCAGGTGCTGGTTCCCGGAAAGGACATAACGGACTATGACGCGTATTTCATCGGATGCTACAAAAAGGCGGCCCTGGTAAAGATTAAAAGGGAGAATCGGTATGCACACCCTGAAGATGATTTCTTCCTCCGATGTGGCGAAGAGGCAAAATTCCTTTCCGAGGACGACCTGAACGGGTGCGAGCGGCTGGTAAGAGACATACTGCGTTTCGTAAGGCAGAAGTTCTCCTACGAGGAGTACCGGATGTTCATGCTCAGGTTCTATGAGGCGCAGTTCTCGTTCAAGGCACTGGCGGAATGCATGGGTATCTCGGCATCGGCCATATCGCAGAAAGTATGCAGGATAGTGGACGCGGTACGTACCCACAGCGGTTTCGCATGGAGAAGTCAGATGCTGGCGGTGGAAAGCTTCATGTATTGA
- a CDS encoding GNAT family N-acetyltransferase translates to MDGISLYDDCVMLAYNKEVRRNCLPFTCGENDLDDFFLNDADLYADELLGKTYCWVTTEIPHRIVALFTLSNDSIKTRLISPNDKNRLQRNIVNPKRGRSYPAVLIGRLGVNLEYQGTSSHVGRQLMAFIKDWFRHEDNKTGCRFIVVDAYNEEKILRYYERNGFVPLYKTDVIEKQYYDIPQDEPLKTRLLYFDLKKD, encoded by the coding sequence ATGGACGGTATTTCTTTATATGATGATTGTGTCATGCTTGCCTATAACAAGGAAGTACGGAGGAATTGCCTTCCTTTCACTTGTGGCGAGAATGACCTTGATGATTTTTTTCTCAATGATGCCGATCTGTATGCGGATGAACTCCTTGGGAAAACATATTGTTGGGTGACGACTGAAATCCCGCATCGTATTGTGGCCTTGTTTACCTTGTCCAATGACAGTATCAAGACCAGATTAATATCCCCCAATGATAAAAACAGGCTGCAACGCAATATTGTAAATCCTAAACGTGGACGCAGCTATCCGGCCGTGCTGATAGGAAGACTGGGGGTCAATCTGGAATATCAGGGTACATCAAGCCACGTAGGACGGCAACTGATGGCTTTCATAAAAGACTGGTTCCGTCATGAGGACAACAAGACAGGATGCCGTTTTATCGTGGTGGATGCATACAATGAGGAAAAGATTCTCAGGTATTATGAAAGAAACGGTTTCGTTCCACTCTATAAAACAGACGTGATAGAAAAGCAATATTATGATATTCCGCAAGATGAACCTTTGAAAACCCGTTTGCTGTATTTTGATTTGAAAAAGGACTGA